From one Lycium ferocissimum isolate CSIRO_LF1 chromosome 7, AGI_CSIRO_Lferr_CH_V1, whole genome shotgun sequence genomic stretch:
- the LOC132064811 gene encoding uncharacterized protein LOC132064811, which produces MVVCKCRKATKLYCFVHKVPVCGECICFPEHQICVIRTYSEWVIDGEYDWPPKCCHCHSVLEEGTDAGTTRLGCLHVIHTNCLVSHIKSFPPHTAPAGYVCPACSTSIWPPKSVKDSGSRLHTKLKEAIMQTGLEKNLFGNHPVTLPGTDPRGPPPAFASDPLKHVSAGGKDSGGLAAIATGSSKPASMDIVEIDDPTSASSSVPNHETNFMKSTSPSGPGATTRKNTVQVERQNSEISYFADDEDGKRKKYTKRGSFRHKFLRSLLPFWSSSLPILPVTAPPRKDGSNADEVTEGRQRHHKSSRMDPRKLLLIIAIMACMATMGILYYRIAQSGLDEELPDNE; this is translated from the exons ATGGTGGTCTGCAAATGTCGAAAG GCAACTAAATTATACTGTTTTGTGCACAAAGTCCCTGTTTGTGGAGAATGCATATGCTTTCCTGAGCATCAAATATGCGTG ATCCGCACCTATTCAGAGTGGGTCATAGATGGAGAGTATGATTGGCCTCCAAAATGCTGCCATTGTCACTCTGTGCTTGAAGAGGGAACTGATGCTGGGACAACTCGGTTGGGTTGCTTGC ATGTAATACATACAAATTGCTTGGTTTCGCATATAAAATCTTTTCCACCACACACTGCTCCAGCTGGTTATGTCTGTCCTGCATGTTCAACTTCG ATATGGCCTCCTAAAAGTGTTAAAGATTCAGGATCACGCCTTCATACAAAGTTGAAAGAAGCTATTATGCAG ACTGGCCTGGAGAAAAATTTGTTTGGAAACCATCCAGTGACTCTGCCAGGAACAGACCCTCGAGGTCCTCCACCTGCTTTTGCTTCTGATCCGTTGAAGCATGTTTCAGCTGGTGGAAAAGATTCTGGAGGATTAGCTGCAATTGCGACAGGTTCTTCCAAGCCTGCAAGCATGGACATTGTGGAGATAGATGACCCCACCTCAGCATCTTCATCTGTGCCTAATCATGAGaccaatttcatgaaaagcaCAAGTCCTTCCGGT CCTGGAGCCACCACACGAAAGAACACAGTGCAAGTAGAAAGGCAAAACTCTGAAATATCATACTTTGCTGATGATGAAGATGGAAAGCGGAAAAAGTACACAAAGAGGG GTTCATTTCGCCATAAGTTTCTGAGATCATTGCTCCCATTTTGGTCGAGTTCCTTACCAATTCTACCAGTAACTGCACCACCACGAAAAGATGGATCAAATGCTGATGAAGTCACTGAAGGTCGTCAGCGCCATCACAAGTCTTCAAGAATGGATCCAAGAAAACTCCTCCTCATTATAGCGATCAT GGCTTGCATGGCAACCATGGGTATCCTATACTATAGAATTGCTCAGAGTGGTCTAGATGAGGAGCTGCCTGATAATGAATAG
- the LOC132062813 gene encoding transcription factor bHLH84-like: MEPVLGAMSEGEWSSLSGTCSTEEANFMAQLFGSCPNEQPSSSNIGLPIFWTNHNEVSMYSSEETNNSSMYHFQSSNFQPMSLRNNSSMTLDQSSVEDRVSYPSPQVPPANNIIEADAIEFLNKEVSNDSMESGEHMPDESFLHGKGLQLGREYDQMQVPEQSESSKKRSRSPPDHVPKNKRSVKPKKNMKSVDADEEIGKENNNNNVLHRQSSFSCCSEDESNVSNYELYGLASSDNSKGVSAPLSSKGKSRANRGSATDPQSLYARKRRERINERLRILQSLVPNGTKVDISTMLEEAVQYVKFLQLQIKLLSSDDLWMYSPIAYNGMDIGLDLKIGIPSPKS, encoded by the exons ATGGAACCAGTACTGGGAGCCATGTCTGAAGGTGAATGGAGTTCCTTAAGTGGAACATGTTCTACTGAGGAGGCTAATTTCATGGCACAGTTATTTGGTAGCTGTCCAAATGAACAACCTAGTAGTTCTAACATAGGACTTCCAATTTTTTGGACAAATCATAATGAAGTTTCAATGTATTCTTCAGAAGAGACTAATAATAGTAGCATGTACCATTTCCAAAGTAGTAATTTTCAACCAATGTCGTTGAGAAATAACTCTTCAATGACATTGGATCAGAGTAGTGTGGAAGATAGAGTGAGTTACCCTTCTCCTCAGGTGCCTCCAGCTAACAATATAATCGAAGCGGATGCAATTGAATTTTTGAACAAAGAAGTAAGCAATGACAGCATGGAATCAGGTGAACACATGCCTGATGAATCTTTTCTTCATGGAAAAGGCTTGCAGCTAGGAAGAGAATATGATCAAATGCAAGTTCCAGAGCAATCAGAAAGCTCTAAGAAAAGATCCCGGTCGCCTCCTGATCAT GTCCCCAAGAACAAGAGAAGCGTAAAGCCAAAGAAGAACATGAAGAGTGTTGATGCTGATGAGGAGATTGGAAaggaaaacaataataataatgtgcTTCACAGGCAGAGTTCATTTAGTTGCTGCTCAGAAGATGAATCTAATGTTTCTAATTATGAGTTATATGGATTGGCTTCGAGTGATAACTCAAAAGGAGTTTCTGCTCCCCTCAGCTCTAAAGGAAAATCCAGAGCCAACAGGGGCTCAGCAACCGATCCCCAGAGTCTGTATGCAAGG aaaagaagagagagaattaACGAGAGATTGAGGATCTTGCAGAGCCTCGTCCCTAACGGAACAAAG GTTGATATTAGCACCATGCTTGAAGAGGCTGTTCAGTATGTCAAATTTTTGCAACTTCAAATCAAG CTCTTAAGCTCTGATGATCTATGGATGTACTCTCCCATTGCATACAATGGAATGGACATTGGGCTTGACCTGAAGATTGGCATTCCAAGTCCAAAATCGTGA
- the LOC132064812 gene encoding mitotic checkpoint protein BUB3.1 — translation MTAVTQSAGRELENPPKDGISNLRFSNHSDHLLVSSWDKTVRLYDASANALRGEFMHGGAVLDCCFHDDSSGFSASADNTVRRLVFNYGREDILGRHDAPVRCIEYSYATGQVITGSWDKTLKCWDPRGASGQEHTLVGTYTQPERVYSLSLVGNRLVVATAGRHVNVYDLRNMSQPEQRRESSLKYQTRCVRCYPNGTGYALSSVEGRVAMEFFDLSEAGQSKKYAFKCHRKSEAGRDIVYPVNAIAFHPIYGTFATGGCDGYVNVWDGNNKKRLYQYPKYPSSVAALSFSRDGRLLAVASSYTFEEGEKPHEPDAIFVRSVNEVEVKPKPKVLPNPNT, via the exons ATGACGGCGGTGACGCAGTCTGCCGGAAGAGAGCTCGAAAACCCGCCCAAAGATGGAATATCCAATCTTCGTTTCTCCAATCACAGTgatcaccttcttgtttcttctTGGGATAAG ACGGTTCGTTTATATGATGCAAGTGCCAATGCCTTGAGAGGAGAGTTCATGCACGGAGGTGCAGTGCTTGATTGTTGCTTCCATGATGACTCATCTGGATTCAGTGCTAGTGCTGATAATACCGTTAGAAG GCTTGTGTTCAATTACGGAAGAGAGGATATATTGGGAAGGCATGATGCACCTGTTCGCTGCATTGAATACTCATATGCAACTG GACAAGTGATAACTGGTAGCTGGGACAAAACATTGAAATGCTGGGATCCTAGAGGTGCAAGTGGACAGGAACATACTCTTGTTGGAACTTATACACAACCAGAGCGTGTATACTCTCTCTCCCTTGTTGGGAACCGTTTAGTAGTAGCAACTGCTGGAAGGCATGTGAATGTGTATGACTTGCGGAACATGTCTCAACCTGAACAACGGAGGGAATCTTCTTTGAAGTATCAAACTAGATGTGTGCGGTGTTATCCCAATGGAACAG GCTATGCTCTAAGTTCAGTTGAAGGTCGGGTTGCAATGGAATTTTTTGATCTCTCTGAGGCCGGTCAGTCGAAGAA ATATGCATTTAAATGTCATCGGAAATCTGAAGCTGGAAGGGATATCGTCTACCCTGTAAATGCGATTGCATTTCACCCTAT CTATGGTACTTTCGCCACTGGCGGTTGTGATGGTTATGTTAATGTCTGGGATGGTAACAACAAAAAGAGGTTATATcag TACCCTAAATATCCTTCAAGCGTTGCAGCATTGTCATTTAGCAGAGATGGTAGACTCTTGGCTGTAGCATCAAGTTATACATTTGAAGAGGGAGAAAAGCC CCATGAGCCAGATGCCATATTTGTCCGCAGCGTAAATGAAGTTGAAGTGAAGCCAAAGCCAAAAGTTTTGCCGAATCCTAACACATGA